In a genomic window of Rubripirellula tenax:
- a CDS encoding diguanylate cyclase, whose amino-acid sequence MIILPGQGKTEALEKIERLRQGLESDIFLRKENINLQITASIGLATYPEDAKDKRELLAAADQCLFRSKAAGKNRVTVYKADGQ is encoded by the coding sequence GTGATTATCTTGCCGGGCCAAGGGAAAACGGAAGCGTTGGAAAAGATCGAACGTCTGCGTCAAGGTCTGGAGTCTGATATTTTTCTTCGCAAAGAGAATATCAATCTGCAGATTACAGCTTCGATTGGTCTGGCGACGTATCCCGAAGACGCCAAAGACAAACGTGAACTTCTAGCCGCCGCCGATCAATGTCTGTTTCGTAGTAAGGCGGCAGGCAAAAACCGCGTCACAGTATACAAGGCGGACGGGCAGTAA